The Gammaproteobacteria bacterium genome has a segment encoding these proteins:
- the aroA gene encoding 3-phosphoshikimate 1-carboxyvinyltransferase: MHYVTGPATRIEGEVRVPGDKSVSHRAIMLGAIAEGRSEVSGFLPGEDCLATLAAVEAMGVGVVRHESTRLSIDGVGLHGLHAPGRALDMGNSGTAMRLFAGLLAGQAFDSELCGDASLSRRPMERVAEPLRQMGARIETLGGRPPLRISGGQRLSGISYRMPVASAQVKSALLLAGLYAKGDTTVVEPATSRDHTERMLVAFGQPLEREPLQVRLAGRGRLQAATVDVPGDLSSAAFLMLAATLADSGELVIDNVGLNPSRTGILDVFRLMGADFDLEPRAGTAGTEPAGRIRVRPARLRGTEIPPHLVPLAIDEFPAIFVAAALAEGETGISGAQELRHKESDRIAVMATGLRALGARVIESPDGARIRGGALQAGEIDSKGDHRVAMAFAVAGIAARGPLRILDTANVATSFPGFVPLCRQIGLRIDEYGADDKPVL; encoded by the coding sequence ATGCATTACGTAACAGGGCCGGCAACGCGCATCGAGGGTGAGGTTCGCGTTCCGGGCGACAAGTCCGTGTCCCATCGGGCGATCATGCTCGGTGCCATCGCCGAGGGGCGTAGCGAAGTGTCGGGCTTCCTCCCGGGAGAGGATTGCCTGGCCACTCTGGCGGCCGTCGAAGCGATGGGCGTCGGGGTGGTGCGGCACGAATCGACCCGCCTCAGCATCGACGGAGTGGGTCTGCATGGGCTGCATGCGCCGGGCCGCGCGCTGGACATGGGCAATTCCGGTACTGCCATGAGATTGTTCGCGGGCCTGCTGGCTGGACAGGCGTTTGACTCCGAGTTGTGTGGCGACGCGTCTTTGTCACGGCGGCCGATGGAGCGGGTCGCCGAGCCGTTGCGCCAGATGGGCGCCCGGATCGAGACCTTGGGCGGGCGGCCGCCGTTGCGGATCAGCGGCGGGCAGAGGCTGTCAGGAATCAGCTACCGGATGCCGGTGGCCAGCGCCCAGGTCAAGTCAGCGCTGCTGCTCGCCGGACTGTATGCAAAGGGTGATACCACCGTGGTCGAGCCGGCCACCAGCCGTGACCATACGGAGCGCATGTTGGTGGCCTTCGGCCAGCCGCTCGAGCGCGAGCCTTTGCAGGTGAGACTCGCGGGCCGAGGCCGTCTGCAGGCGGCGACGGTCGACGTGCCGGGTGATCTGTCCTCAGCCGCATTCCTGATGCTGGCCGCTACGCTGGCCGACTCCGGTGAACTTGTCATCGACAACGTCGGGTTGAACCCCAGCCGCACGGGTATCCTCGACGTGTTCCGGCTGATGGGGGCCGATTTCGACCTGGAGCCGAGAGCTGGCACTGCGGGAACTGAGCCCGCCGGCAGGATACGGGTACGACCGGCACGACTGCGCGGAACGGAAATCCCGCCCCACCTCGTGCCCCTGGCGATCGACGAGTTTCCGGCGATCTTCGTTGCGGCTGCGCTGGCGGAGGGCGAAACCGGCATCAGCGGCGCCCAGGAATTGCGCCACAAGGAAAGTGATCGCATTGCCGTAATGGCGACCGGCCTGCGCGCCCTGGGCGCCAGGGTGATCGAAAGCCCGGATGGAGCCCGGATCCGTGGTGGCGCGTTGCAGGCGGGGGAGATCGATAGCAAAGGCGACCATCGCGTGGCCATGGCCTTCGCGGTGGCCGGGATCGCCGCCCGGGGCCCGCTGCGGATACTCGATACGGCGAACGTAGCCACCTCGTTCCCAGGATTTGTACCGCTGTGCCGGCAAATTGGACTGCGCATCGACGAGTACGGCGCTGATGACAAGCCCGTGCTCTGA
- the serC gene encoding 3-phosphoserine/phosphohydroxythreonine transaminase, translating into MGRVFNFSAGPAVLPVEVLEQVRDELLDWNGRGTSVMEVSHRGKAFIRVAEQAEADVRELLAVPEDYAVLFLQGGATQQFALIPMNLSASDQPVDYLVTGQWSKKAAAEAKTLRKVNIVADGAPANFTDVPARASWKLTPGAAYVHYCPNETIGGLEFHEVPDTGAAPLVADMSSTILSRPVDVRKFGLIYAGAQKNIGPAGLVLMVVRRDLLERVQESVPNILRYSAQAKEGSMLNTPPTFSWYVAGLVFAWLKRKGGLRHMADVNKRKAEKLYRVIDGSGYYRNPVAPAYRSWMNVPFTLPDAALDATFLEEAAKAGLAELKGHRSVGGMRASIYNAMPEQGVDALISFMNDFARRHG; encoded by the coding sequence ATGGGACGTGTTTTCAATTTCAGCGCAGGTCCGGCAGTCCTGCCGGTAGAGGTCCTCGAGCAGGTCAGGGATGAACTGCTCGACTGGAACGGCCGTGGCACCTCGGTCATGGAAGTCAGCCACCGCGGCAAGGCGTTCATTCGTGTCGCCGAGCAGGCGGAGGCAGATGTCAGGGAACTCCTGGCAGTGCCGGAGGACTACGCCGTGCTGTTTCTGCAGGGCGGGGCCACGCAGCAGTTCGCGCTCATCCCGATGAATCTTTCTGCGTCCGATCAGCCCGTTGACTATCTCGTGACGGGCCAATGGTCGAAGAAGGCCGCAGCCGAGGCCAAAACGCTGCGCAAGGTGAACATCGTCGCCGATGGCGCACCGGCCAACTTCACCGATGTGCCGGCCCGGGCCTCCTGGAAGCTCACGCCCGGGGCAGCGTACGTGCATTACTGCCCCAACGAAACCATCGGAGGACTCGAGTTCCACGAGGTGCCGGATACCGGCGCCGCGCCACTGGTCGCGGACATGTCATCGACGATCCTGTCGCGACCGGTGGACGTCCGCAAGTTCGGGCTGATCTATGCAGGCGCCCAGAAGAACATCGGCCCTGCGGGCCTGGTGCTCATGGTGGTCCGCCGGGATCTGCTGGAGCGTGTGCAGGAGTCCGTGCCGAATATCCTGCGCTACTCGGCCCAGGCGAAGGAGGGTTCCATGCTCAATACGCCCCCGACGTTTTCCTGGTATGTCGCAGGGCTCGTGTTCGCATGGCTCAAGCGCAAGGGTGGCCTGCGCCACATGGCGGACGTGAATAAGCGCAAGGCGGAAAAGCTCTATCGCGTGATCGACGGATCCGGTTATTACCGCAACCCGGTCGCGCCCGCGTACCGGTCATGGATGAACGTGCCGTTCACCCTGCCGGATGCCGCGCTCGATGCGACGTTCCTCGAGGAAGCCGCCAAAGCGGGACTGGCCGAACTCAAAGGCCACCGTTCCGTCGGCGGGATGCGCGCCAGCATTTACAATGCGATGCCCGAGCAGGGCGTCGATGCGCTGATTTCGTTCATGAATGATTTCGCCCGGCGGCACGGCTGA
- the cmk gene encoding (d)CMP kinase — translation MTSPCSDVPVIAIDGPGGSGKGTVARAVAGRLGWHLLDSGALYRLVGIAALARNIALDDAPALAALAGSLDIRFEASGSPEGRVVLAGGDVTEEIRRETAGAAASRVAAIPAVRAALVIRQRGFRQPPGLVADGRDMGEAIFPDAALKVFLTAEVGERARRRYNQLKQKGIDVSLPALSRDMAERDRRDAQRSVAPLRVCPGARVLDSTGVSVDDVVSQVLRWAAEALPEVAHRIGPSDTGCRPE, via the coding sequence ATGACAAGCCCGTGCTCTGACGTTCCGGTGATTGCGATCGACGGGCCCGGCGGATCCGGCAAGGGAACCGTCGCCCGGGCGGTGGCCGGGCGGCTCGGCTGGCATCTGCTCGACAGCGGGGCCTTGTATCGCCTGGTTGGTATCGCCGCGCTCGCGCGAAACATTGCGCTCGATGATGCTCCAGCCCTGGCGGCCCTGGCCGGGAGCCTGGACATCCGTTTCGAGGCGAGCGGCAGCCCTGAGGGTCGGGTGGTGTTGGCCGGGGGGGATGTTACCGAGGAGATCCGCCGTGAAACGGCCGGTGCCGCGGCCTCGCGGGTGGCGGCAATACCGGCGGTAAGAGCCGCCCTGGTCATCCGCCAACGAGGTTTTCGCCAGCCGCCGGGGCTGGTGGCGGATGGCCGCGATATGGGCGAGGCGATATTTCCCGATGCGGCGCTGAAGGTCTTTCTGACGGCGGAGGTCGGCGAAAGAGCCCGCAGGCGATATAACCAGTTGAAGCAAAAGGGTATTGATGTTAGCCTTCCCGCCCTTTCGAGAGACATGGCAGAGCGTGATCGCAGAGATGCGCAACGCTCCGTCGCGCCGCTTCGCGTCTGTCCGGGTGCGCGCGTCCTCGATTCCACGGGCGTCTCGGTGGACGACGTGGTGTCGCAGGTACTGCGCTGGGCAGCGGAGGCTTTACCGGAGGTAGCGCACCGGATCGGACCGTCCGACACAGGTTGTCGGCCGGAGTAG
- a CDS encoding TRZ/ATZ family hydrolase, protein MSEQPPVNADLLIAARWVVPVEPAGVVLENHAVVVSAGRIVAVLPDAEARQRFVAATTLSRPGHVLLPGLVNTHAHAAMTLFRGLADDLPLDRWLEQHIWPAEERWAGPEFVRDGTRLAMLEMIRGGTTCFNDMYYFPDVVADLAVEHHVRAAVGMIVIEQSTPWARSVEEYFSKGLAVHDQYRGHPLVRTTFAPHAPYTVSDQTLQRVRLLADELDVPVHMHVHEGRREVEQGIRMHGRRPLTRLDDLALLSSLFMAVHLTELSAPEIELLASRNVTAVHCPESNMKLGSGFCPVNRLAAAGVNVALGTDGAASNNNLDMLGEMRTAALLAKGVSGDASALPAHEALAMATLNGARALGLGEEIGSLRPGKWADLISVDLRHPATQPAHHVISQLVYSAGTAQVRDAWIGGRQVLDDGCATLFDETAILARAEAWRERFAGA, encoded by the coding sequence ATGTCCGAACAGCCGCCCGTCAACGCCGATCTCCTCATTGCCGCGCGTTGGGTGGTCCCGGTGGAACCCGCCGGAGTGGTGCTCGAAAACCACGCGGTGGTGGTTTCCGCTGGCCGTATTGTCGCCGTGCTGCCGGATGCCGAAGCCCGGCAGCGTTTCGTCGCTGCGACGACGCTCTCGCGGCCGGGTCACGTCCTCCTGCCGGGCCTGGTCAACACGCATGCCCACGCCGCCATGACCCTGTTCCGCGGTCTGGCTGATGATCTGCCTCTCGACCGTTGGCTGGAGCAGCATATCTGGCCGGCCGAGGAACGCTGGGCAGGACCGGAGTTCGTGCGCGACGGCACCCGGCTTGCCATGCTCGAGATGATCCGGGGCGGCACGACCTGCTTCAACGACATGTATTACTTCCCCGATGTGGTGGCCGACCTGGCCGTTGAGCATCACGTCCGGGCGGCCGTCGGCATGATCGTCATTGAACAGTCGACGCCATGGGCGCGATCTGTCGAGGAGTATTTCAGCAAGGGGCTGGCGGTGCATGACCAGTACCGCGGCCACCCGCTGGTACGCACCACGTTCGCACCGCATGCGCCCTACACCGTCAGCGACCAGACCCTGCAGCGCGTGCGCCTGCTCGCCGACGAACTCGACGTGCCCGTGCACATGCACGTGCATGAAGGCCGCAGAGAGGTTGAACAGGGCATCAGGATGCACGGGCGACGGCCACTCACGCGACTGGACGATCTCGCCCTGCTCTCTTCACTGTTCATGGCCGTGCACCTGACCGAACTCTCAGCCCCTGAAATTGAATTGCTCGCCAGCCGGAATGTCACGGCGGTGCACTGTCCCGAGTCCAACATGAAACTGGGCAGCGGTTTCTGCCCGGTGAACCGCCTTGCTGCTGCCGGCGTCAATGTCGCGCTTGGCACCGACGGCGCCGCCAGCAACAATAATCTCGACATGCTGGGGGAGATGCGCACGGCGGCCCTGCTGGCCAAGGGGGTCAGCGGCGATGCCAGCGCGCTGCCGGCTCATGAGGCGCTGGCGATGGCGACCCTGAACGGCGCGCGGGCGCTCGGCCTGGGGGAGGAAATCGGCTCGCTCCGGCCGGGCAAATGGGCCGACCTCATCAGCGTGGACCTGCGGCACCCGGCTACGCAGCCTGCTCACCATGTCATATCCCAGCTGGTCTATTCGGCGGGCACGGCGCAGGTCCGTGACGCATGGATCGGCGGCCGGCAGGTACTCGACGACGGGTGCGCCACCCTGTTCGATGAGACGGCGATCCTCGCTCGGGCCGAGGCGTGGCGGGAACGGTTCGCCGGCGCATGA
- a CDS encoding phosphoglycerate dehydrogenase, which translates to MYKVLTLNNIAVEGLSRLPRDRYEVASEIGRPDAIMVRSAKMHDMEIPQSVLAVGRAGAGVNNIPVEKLSKRGVPVFNAPGANANAVKELVIAGMLLAARNLCPAWHFVRQLNGEGAELDKAVEAGKKKFAGFELPSRTLGVIGLGAIGVRVANAALALGMRVIGFDPQITVDRAWELSSGVEKARSIDELFSRADTVTVHVPLVDATRQLINEARIRLMPGGGVVLNFARGDVADEAAVVAALDSGKLAAYVCDFPTRRLIGHDKVIALPHLGASTQEAEVNCAVLVADTLRNFLENGLIRHSVNFPDVDMPRLDAYRVTIANANVPKIIGQISGYLGDAGLNIADLLNKSRGDLAYTIVDLDGAPSDAVIDRIRSIEGVLGVRNLGRPPAA; encoded by the coding sequence ATGTACAAGGTGCTCACGCTGAACAATATCGCGGTGGAAGGCCTGAGCCGGTTGCCGCGGGACCGCTACGAGGTGGCGTCCGAAATCGGGCGACCGGACGCGATCATGGTGCGCTCGGCCAAAATGCACGACATGGAGATTCCGCAGTCCGTGCTGGCCGTGGGGCGGGCGGGGGCGGGCGTCAACAACATACCCGTCGAGAAGTTGTCGAAACGCGGGGTCCCGGTGTTCAATGCGCCGGGCGCGAATGCGAACGCCGTCAAAGAGCTGGTCATTGCCGGAATGCTGCTGGCGGCCCGCAACCTGTGCCCGGCCTGGCATTTCGTCCGGCAGCTCAATGGCGAAGGTGCAGAGCTCGACAAGGCGGTCGAGGCGGGCAAGAAGAAATTTGCCGGCTTCGAGTTACCGAGCCGCACGTTGGGGGTGATCGGGCTCGGCGCGATCGGCGTACGGGTTGCGAACGCAGCGCTCGCGCTCGGCATGCGGGTCATCGGCTTCGATCCGCAGATTACGGTGGACCGCGCTTGGGAGCTGTCCTCCGGCGTCGAGAAAGCCCGCAGCATCGACGAGCTGTTCAGTCGGGCGGACACGGTTACTGTCCACGTTCCGCTGGTGGATGCCACCCGTCAGCTCATCAACGAAGCCCGTATCCGGCTGATGCCGGGCGGGGGTGTCGTGCTGAACTTTGCGCGCGGCGACGTCGCGGACGAGGCGGCTGTCGTTGCGGCGCTCGATTCGGGCAAGCTGGCCGCTTACGTCTGCGATTTTCCGACCCGTCGACTGATCGGTCACGACAAGGTGATCGCGCTGCCACATCTTGGTGCCTCGACGCAGGAGGCGGAGGTCAATTGCGCGGTTCTGGTTGCGGATACCCTGCGAAATTTCCTCGAAAACGGGCTGATCCGGCACTCCGTGAATTTCCCCGACGTGGACATGCCGCGTCTGGATGCATACCGGGTCACGATCGCGAATGCGAACGTGCCGAAGATCATCGGGCAGATTTCTGGCTACCTGGGTGATGCGGGGCTCAACATCGCCGATCTGCTCAACAAGTCGCGGGGTGATCTCGCGTACACGATTGTCGACCTCGATGGAGCGCCGTCCGACGCCGTGATCGACAGGATTCGCAGCATCGAGGGTGTGCTCGGGGTACGCAATCTCGGCCGGCCGCCAGCCGCCTGA
- the hisC gene encoding histidinol-phosphate transaminase: protein MTAAPNFVRLAARGVRGLEPYVPGKPIEDLEREYGLRNVVKLASNENPIGASPRAVEAIRAALADVALYPDSAGYRLRHTLAARLGVAPAQLTLGNGSNDILVLLAEAFLTPRTEAVYSQFSFLVYALATQATGATARVAPAIAPHCDQPRGHDLAAMLALVGPRTRLVYIANPNNPTGTWLGGGPLREFMERVPRTAIVVLDEAYCEYVGEADYPQTLPWIGTFPNLVVTRTFSKIHGLAGLRIGYAVSHPRIAELLNRVRQPFNVNALAQAAALAAIEDAGHVERSREVNFQGLRQLGEGLAKLGLRFSPSAANFMLADLGRPAAPVYESLLRSGVIVRPVANYGLPQHLRITVGLPAQNDRVLEALGDALGAASSERDLCIT, encoded by the coding sequence ATGACCGCGGCGCCCAACTTCGTGCGCCTCGCCGCCCGGGGAGTGCGCGGGTTGGAGCCTTATGTGCCCGGCAAGCCGATCGAGGACCTCGAGCGGGAGTATGGGCTCCGGAATGTCGTAAAGCTCGCCTCCAACGAGAACCCGATCGGAGCATCGCCGCGCGCGGTCGAGGCGATCCGGGCTGCGCTCGCGGATGTCGCGCTCTATCCGGACAGCGCCGGTTACCGGCTGCGCCATACGCTGGCCGCGCGGCTCGGCGTTGCGCCCGCGCAGCTGACGCTCGGTAACGGCTCCAACGATATCCTGGTCCTCCTTGCCGAGGCATTCCTGACGCCACGGACGGAGGCGGTGTATTCGCAGTTTTCGTTCTTGGTCTATGCACTGGCGACTCAGGCGACTGGTGCGACGGCGCGGGTTGCGCCGGCAATCGCACCGCACTGCGACCAGCCACGCGGGCACGACCTCGCCGCCATGCTGGCCCTGGTCGGCCCGCGTACGCGCCTCGTCTACATCGCCAACCCGAACAACCCGACAGGAACCTGGCTGGGGGGCGGGCCCTTGCGGGAGTTCATGGAGCGCGTGCCGCGGACTGCCATCGTCGTGCTCGATGAAGCCTATTGCGAATATGTTGGCGAAGCGGATTATCCGCAGACGCTGCCGTGGATCGGAACGTTTCCCAACCTCGTTGTAACCCGCACATTTTCCAAGATCCACGGGCTCGCCGGCCTCAGGATAGGATACGCAGTCAGTCATCCGAGGATCGCTGAGTTGCTGAACCGGGTACGTCAGCCCTTCAACGTGAATGCGCTCGCCCAGGCTGCGGCGCTGGCCGCTATCGAGGATGCGGGCCACGTCGAGCGCTCCCGCGAAGTCAACTTCCAGGGACTCCGGCAGCTTGGCGAAGGGCTTGCGAAACTCGGCCTCCGGTTCAGTCCATCGGCAGCCAATTTTATGCTCGCCGACCTCGGACGGCCGGCGGCTCCGGTCTACGAATCTCTCCTGCGCTCCGGCGTGATCGTGCGCCCGGTTGCCAATTACGGCCTTCCGCAGCATCTGCGCATCACGGTCGGTCTGCCCGCACAGAATGACCGCGTGCTGGAAGCGCTGGGGGACGCACTCGGCGCCGCCAGCAGCGAACGTGACTTATGCATTACGTAA
- the pheA gene encoding prephenate dehydratase — MKIRSRIDALDLQIAALISERARWAQQVAVTKGRHASAVEYYRPEREAQVLRGIVARNQGPLTNEEMVRLFREIMSACLAQEEPLKVGYLGPEGTFSQTAVYKHFGHSVRALPLGTIDEVFHEVESGSADFGIVPIENSTEGTVNHTLDMFIGSPLKICGEVELRIRQHLLGSVKALDQIARVCAHPQSLAQCRGWLKEYLPGVALVEVSSNAEGARRARDEAGTAAIAGDAAAEVYGLEKLVADIEDRPDNTTRFLVVGRKLFPPSGHDKTTLLMSSSKTEDAGALHRLLAPLAEHKVNMTRIESRPSRQRKWHYLFFLDVDGHAEDPAVAKALASLQRQADLFRVLGSYPKAVL, encoded by the coding sequence ATGAAGATCCGGTCGCGCATCGACGCGCTGGATCTCCAGATCGCGGCGCTGATCAGCGAAAGGGCGCGCTGGGCGCAACAGGTGGCGGTCACCAAGGGGCGTCACGCCAGCGCGGTCGAGTACTACCGGCCGGAACGCGAAGCGCAGGTCCTGCGCGGTATCGTTGCGCGCAACCAGGGACCACTGACCAACGAGGAAATGGTCCGCCTGTTCCGCGAAATCATGTCGGCCTGCCTCGCCCAGGAAGAACCGCTGAAGGTCGGTTACCTGGGGCCCGAAGGGACGTTCAGCCAGACGGCGGTATACAAGCATTTCGGGCACTCGGTCCGGGCCCTGCCGCTCGGCACGATCGACGAGGTGTTTCACGAGGTCGAATCCGGCTCGGCGGATTTCGGCATCGTGCCGATCGAGAACTCCACGGAGGGGACGGTCAACCACACGCTCGACATGTTCATCGGTTCACCGCTGAAGATCTGCGGTGAGGTCGAACTGCGGATTCGCCAGCACCTGCTGGGCAGCGTAAAGGCGCTCGACCAGATCGCACGTGTCTGCGCCCACCCGCAATCGCTGGCGCAGTGCCGCGGCTGGTTGAAGGAGTATTTGCCGGGTGTGGCGCTGGTCGAGGTGAGCAGCAATGCCGAAGGCGCGAGGCGTGCCCGCGATGAGGCGGGCACCGCGGCCATTGCGGGGGATGCTGCTGCGGAGGTTTACGGCCTGGAGAAGCTGGTCGCGGATATCGAGGACCGCCCTGACAACACCACGCGATTCCTGGTGGTTGGCCGCAAGCTCTTCCCGCCGAGCGGGCACGACAAGACCACTCTGCTGATGTCGAGCAGCAAGACGGAGGACGCCGGCGCGCTGCACCGTCTCCTTGCACCGCTCGCCGAGCACAAGGTCAACATGACGCGCATCGAGTCGCGCCCGTCGCGCCAGCGGAAGTGGCACTACCTGTTCTTCCTCGATGTGGACGGGCACGCCGAGGATCCGGCGGTTGCCAAGGCCCTCGCGAGCCTGCAACGCCAGGCTGATCTCTTCCGGGTGCTAGGCTCGTACCCGAAGGCCGTCCTTTAG
- the gyrA gene encoding DNA gyrase subunit A, giving the protein MADVALEILPVNLEDEMRQSYLDYAMSVIVGRALPDVRDGLKPVHRRVLYAMRELGNDHTKPYKKSARVVGDVIGKYHPHGDVAVYDTIVRLAQPFSMRYLLVDGQGNFGSVDGDAPAAMRYTEVRMARIAGELLADIDKETVDFAPNYDGSEKEPTVLPTRIPHLLVNGSSGIAVGMATNIPPHNLGEVIDGVLALMDNPEITLADLIKLIPGPDFPTAGMINGTSGVYEAYARGRGRCHVRARTQIEPIDDKGREAIVVTELPYQVNKARLIEKIAELVRDKRIEGISELRDESDKDGMRIVIELRRGQVSDVVLNNLYAQTPLETVFGINMVALRDGRPRLLTLREMLEAFLRHRREVVTRRTIFDLRKTRERAHILEGQAVALANIDEVIAVIKASASPAAAREALVGRPWQPGAVTEMLARAGEVTTRPADIGGDCGLTADGYRLSPVQAQAILDLRLHRLTALEQDKIIAEYRELLENIRNYTEILRDPDRLLAVIRAELTEIRERYADRRRTEILQSHTEFSTEDLIPEEDVVVTLSHGGYAKAQSLADYQVQRRGGRGRAAAKVKDEDFIDKLFVANTHDTLLCFTSLGRLFWLKVYQVPRASRGARGRPIVNLLPLEEGERVNAVLPIRDFQPDKHVFMATSHGVVKKTSLEAFSRPRNAGIRAVELRENDRLVDVAITDGNCDIILCASSGKAIRFHENDVRPMGRTAAGVRGIRLADDHVVIALLIVRSGAILTATENGFGKRTRVEEFPTQNRGGQGVIAIQTSERNGRMVGAIQVDPDDEVVLISSVGTLVRTPVEGISEQGRNTQGVRLIRLDDGERLVGLDRIIALSDDEE; this is encoded by the coding sequence ATGGCTGATGTAGCGCTGGAAATTCTGCCGGTCAATCTCGAAGACGAGATGCGCCAGTCCTACCTGGACTATGCCATGAGCGTCATCGTGGGCAGGGCCCTGCCGGACGTTCGCGACGGCCTCAAGCCGGTACACCGTCGGGTTCTCTACGCGATGCGAGAACTCGGCAACGACCACACGAAGCCCTACAAGAAGTCGGCGCGTGTCGTCGGCGACGTGATCGGCAAATACCACCCCCACGGCGACGTTGCGGTCTATGACACGATCGTGCGTCTCGCGCAGCCGTTCTCGATGCGCTACCTGCTGGTGGACGGCCAGGGCAATTTCGGCTCGGTCGATGGCGATGCGCCTGCCGCCATGCGCTATACGGAAGTGCGCATGGCCCGCATCGCGGGCGAACTGCTCGCCGACATCGACAAGGAAACGGTCGATTTCGCGCCGAACTACGACGGCTCTGAGAAGGAACCGACCGTCCTGCCGACCAGGATTCCGCACCTGCTCGTCAACGGCTCATCGGGGATCGCCGTCGGCATGGCGACCAACATTCCGCCGCATAACCTCGGCGAGGTGATCGACGGCGTGCTTGCCTTGATGGACAACCCCGAGATTACGCTCGCCGACCTGATCAAGCTCATTCCGGGCCCGGATTTTCCCACGGCCGGCATGATCAATGGCACGAGCGGCGTATACGAGGCCTATGCGCGCGGTCGCGGCCGCTGCCATGTGCGCGCCCGGACGCAGATCGAGCCCATCGACGACAAGGGGCGCGAAGCCATCGTCGTCACGGAGTTGCCCTACCAGGTCAACAAGGCCCGCCTGATCGAGAAGATTGCGGAGCTGGTCCGGGACAAGAGAATCGAGGGTATCAGCGAGCTGCGTGACGAGTCCGACAAGGATGGCATGCGGATCGTGATCGAATTGCGGCGCGGGCAGGTGTCCGACGTCGTGCTGAACAACCTGTATGCGCAGACTCCGCTCGAGACGGTGTTCGGCATCAACATGGTCGCGCTGCGGGATGGCCGCCCGCGATTGCTCACCCTGCGCGAAATGCTGGAGGCGTTCCTGCGCCACCGCCGCGAGGTGGTGACGCGACGTACCATCTTCGATCTGCGCAAGACCCGCGAGCGGGCTCACATCCTCGAAGGCCAGGCGGTCGCGCTGGCGAACATCGACGAGGTCATCGCCGTCATCAAGGCGTCGGCGTCGCCAGCCGCTGCACGTGAAGCGCTGGTTGGCCGCCCCTGGCAGCCAGGAGCCGTGACCGAGATGCTGGCCCGGGCTGGCGAGGTGACGACGCGGCCGGCCGATATCGGCGGCGACTGCGGGCTCACCGCAGACGGGTACCGGTTGTCGCCAGTCCAGGCCCAGGCCATCCTCGATCTGCGACTGCATCGCCTGACTGCCCTCGAGCAGGACAAGATCATCGCGGAGTATCGCGAGTTGCTCGAGAACATCCGGAACTACACGGAGATCCTGCGCGATCCCGACCGGCTTCTCGCGGTCATCCGTGCCGAGCTCACCGAGATCCGCGAGCGCTATGCAGACCGTCGCCGGACGGAGATCCTCCAGAGCCATACCGAGTTCTCGACCGAGGATCTCATCCCCGAGGAAGACGTCGTGGTGACTCTCTCCCATGGCGGCTATGCCAAGGCGCAGAGCCTGGCGGATTACCAGGTGCAACGTCGCGGCGGGCGTGGCCGGGCGGCGGCCAAGGTGAAGGACGAGGATTTCATCGACAAGCTGTTCGTGGCCAATACGCACGACACGCTGTTGTGTTTCACGAGTCTCGGCCGATTGTTCTGGCTGAAGGTCTACCAGGTGCCGCGGGCAAGCCGTGGCGCACGCGGCAGGCCGATCGTGAACCTGCTGCCGCTCGAGGAGGGAGAGCGCGTCAACGCGGTGCTGCCGATTCGCGATTTCCAGCCTGACAAGCACGTATTCATGGCTACCAGTCACGGCGTGGTGAAGAAGACCAGCCTGGAGGCGTTCTCGAGGCCGCGCAACGCAGGCATACGCGCAGTGGAGTTGCGCGAAAACGATCGGCTGGTCGATGTCGCGATTACCGACGGCAATTGCGACATCATCCTGTGCGCGAGTTCGGGCAAGGCGATTCGCTTCCACGAAAACGACGTCCGGCCGATGGGGCGCACGGCCGCCGGGGTCAGGGGCATCCGTCTGGCCGACGACCACGTGGTGATAGCACTGCTGATCGTGCGCAGCGGCGCCATTTTGACCGCGACCGAGAACGGTTTCGGCAAGCGCACCCGGGTCGAGGAGTTTCCAACCCAGAACCGCGGTGGGCAGGGCGTGATCGCCATTCAGACATCCGAAAGAAACGGGCGTATGGTCGGCGCGATTCAGGTCGATCCGGACGACGAGGTGGTGCTCATCAGTTCGGTCGGCACGCTCGTTCGCACGCCGGTCGAAGGCATTTCCGAACAGGGACGCAACACCCAGGGCGTCCGCCTGATACGACTGGACGATGGGGAGCGGCTCGTCGGGCTTGATCGCATCATCGCCCTGTCAGACGACGAGGAATAA